Genomic window (Opitutaceae bacterium):
CATGCCGGTGGGCACACAGGGAACCGTCAAGGCCGTCACCCCGGCGCATCTGCACGAGATCGGCGCCCGGATCATTCTCGGCAACACCTATCACCTCAACCTCAGGCCCGGCAGCGACCTCGTGCGCGATCTTGGAGGGCTTCATGCGTTCATGGGATGGGACGGCCCGATCCTGACCGACAGCGGGGGCTTTCAGGTTTTCTCGCTGGCGAAGCTGAGGGAGATTCGCGACGACGGCATTGCGTTTCAATCGCACGTCGACGGCGCGCGGCTTTTCCTTGGGCCGCGGGAGGTGATGACGATCCAGCGCAACCTTGGGAGCGACATCGCCATGGTCATTGACGAATGCCCGCCCTGGCCCTGTGAAAAGGACGCCTGCGCCGCGGCTGTCGCGCGCAGCCACCGGTGGGCATCCCAGTGCAGGCAGATCGCCGTCGACAGCGGATTTCTGGCGGCGGGCCACCATGTCTTCGCAATTGTGCAAGGGTCGACGTTTGACGACCTCAGACGCGAGGCCGCGGAGGCGCTGGCGGCGCTTGATTTTCCGGGCTATGCTGTGGGAGGTGTGAGTGTGGGCGAGCCGGAGCCGGAGATGCTCAAGCAGGTTGGCGCCACAACGCCGTTTCTGCCGAAGGAAAAGCCACGGTATGTGATGGGACTTGGGACGCCACCGCAGCTCCTGAAGATGGTGGCTCTCGGCGTCGACATGTTTGACTGCGTGATGCCGACGCGCGTGGCGAGGAACGGCCTGGTGTTCACGGCGGATGGACCGATGAACATTCGAAACGAGCGCTTTCGCAGGGATCCCCGTCCGCTTGTTGAGGGCTTGGACAATTACACGCGCCGCTTCTCACGCGCGTATCTGCGCCACCTGCAGCTCGCGGGCGAGATGCTAGCGGGCACGCTGCTGACAATCCACAACCTGCATTTCTACATTGATCTCATGGGGCAGGCGCGGGCCCACATTGAGGCGGGTGACTTCATGCCCTGGAGCCGCGCCTGGATCGAACGGTACGAAGCCGGCGCGGCTGGCAAAGGGGGCTGACGGGCAATCAGCGCATCAGTTCGGGCGGGAACTTCGCCGCCGGGCTGCCGCTGGCGCGCCGCAGGTTTTGAGGATGGCCGATGTCCGGACGCAGCGGCATTTCCGTGCCGTGGGAGGCCTCGAGGCGCGAGAAGAGCCGTTTGTTGTAGCTTTGGATCAGGCTCTGCAGTGACGGTTCGAAGATCAGGTTCTTCGTCTCGCCGGGATCATTGGCGAGATCGTAGAATTCGTCGATGTCCCAGAGGCCGTGAACGTGGATGTACTTGTAGCGGCCGTCCCGAATGGCGTGCAGGGTGGGTGTCTGGGGAAAATTGCGCTCCCAGAAATATTCATAGAGCACCTCGTTGTTCCAGTTCATCCGCTCGCCCTTCATGATCGGCCAGAAGCTGTGGCCGTCAATGTTCGGCATCGTTTCCCTGACGCCGGCGGCCTGGAGAAAGGTGGGGGCGAAGTCGATGTTGGCGACCACTTCATTGACCACGGTGCCGGGCTTGATGACGGAAGGGCACTGCATGATCAGAGGCACGCGCATGGATACCTCGTAGGCGGTGCGCTTGTCGATCAGACCCTGTTCGCCGAAGGCGAAACCATTGTCGCCCGCGTATACGACAAGCGTGTCCTCGAGCTGCCCGCGATCCTTCAGGGCCGCCAGCACGCGGCCGACGCTGTCGTCGACGGCGAGCAGTGTTTCGCAGTAGCTGCGGTAG
Coding sequences:
- the tgt gene encoding tRNA guanosine(34) transglycosylase Tgt; amino-acid sequence: MSEAAHFQLLVTDSASAARRGRLRTRHGVVETPVFMPVGTQGTVKAVTPAHLHEIGARIILGNTYHLNLRPGSDLVRDLGGLHAFMGWDGPILTDSGGFQVFSLAKLREIRDDGIAFQSHVDGARLFLGPREVMTIQRNLGSDIAMVIDECPPWPCEKDACAAAVARSHRWASQCRQIAVDSGFLAAGHHVFAIVQGSTFDDLRREAAEALAALDFPGYAVGGVSVGEPEPEMLKQVGATTPFLPKEKPRYVMGLGTPPQLLKMVALGVDMFDCVMPTRVARNGLVFTADGPMNIRNERFRRDPRPLVEGLDNYTRRFSRAYLRHLQLAGEMLAGTLLTIHNLHFYIDLMGQARAHIEAGDFMPWSRAWIERYEAGAAGKGG